The Hymenobacter sp. GOD-10R genome includes a window with the following:
- a CDS encoding 6-pyruvoyl trahydropterin synthase family protein has product MQVTVCRTEHFNAAHRLHNPAWSAEQNQQVFGKCNNPNYHGHNYELTVRLTGPIDPDTGYVYDMKNLSKLVKREILDTFDHRNLNLDTEEFRALNPTAENIAIVIWQRLRPHLAPHLALSVTLYETDRNSVEYHG; this is encoded by the coding sequence ATGCAAGTCACTGTTTGTCGCACCGAGCATTTTAACGCTGCGCACCGTCTACACAATCCCGCTTGGAGCGCAGAGCAAAACCAGCAGGTATTTGGCAAGTGCAACAACCCCAATTACCACGGTCATAATTATGAACTGACTGTTCGCCTGACGGGCCCAATCGATCCGGACACGGGCTACGTCTACGACATGAAGAATCTGAGCAAGCTGGTGAAGCGCGAGATTCTGGATACCTTTGACCACCGAAATTTGAACCTTGACACGGAAGAATTCCGTGCCCTCAACCCTACGGCCGAAAATATTGCTATCGTGATTTGGCAGCGGTTGCGGCCACACCTAGCTCCGCACCTCGCCTTATCGGTCACGCTGTACGAAACCGACCGTAACTCTGTAGAATACCATGGATAA